AGCACGAACGTGTGCGAATCCGCGTACACCGCGGGCGTCCCGTAGAGGGTGGGGATCGTGCTCGCATCGAACGCGATGTCGGCATCTTGCAGGGTGCGCAGCTCCCACACGCCCGAGAAGAGCATTCCGCTCCGTCCGCCCGCGAACTCGGCGATGCCGTTGTTGATGTCGCTGTTCGTCGCGGCGACGGTGCCATCGACGAGCTTCGTCATGAACTCGAGCGATTCGAGCGCAGCATCCTTGTCGTACTCGGCCGGTTTGCCGGTCTCGAGCACCATGTCGGCACCGTGCTGCTTGTAGAGCGTGTAGAAGAGCCGCCACAGCTGAGCGCCGTCGTTGAGGTACCCCCACGAAAGTCCGTGCTGACCGGTGACCGCCTGCATCTCGAGCGCCATGTCGATGAACTCGTCTGGCGTCGTCGTCTCGATGAGCGTTCCGTCAGACCTGAGCACGCCCGCTTCGTCGGCAACGTCGGTGTTGTAGAACATGATGAACGGGTGCGAGTCGAGGGCGACCGAGTACAGCTTGCCGTCGGTGAACCCCTTCTCCCAGATGCGCGGTTTGAAGGTCTCTTCGGTCACGTCGAACTCGGCGAGCAGGTCGAGATCCCACGGGTCGAGCAGACCGCCTGGCGCCCATCCCGTGACCCGGCTCGCGTGCATGATGGCGATGTCGGGAGCGCGACCGCCCGCCGACGCCATGGCGAGCTTTGTGTAGTACGGAGCACCCCACGCGAGAACCGTCTGGTCGACAGAGACATTGCCGAGCTTCTTCTCGACGTCGGCGACGAGGGTCGCCATGGTGATGCCGTCGCCGCCGCTCAGCAGGTGCCAATACGACAGCGAGGTGATTCCGGATGCTGCCGAGGTCGAGCAGCCCGCGAGCGTCGGCGTGAGAAGCGCACCGCCGAATACCGCGGCAGTGCCGGCCAGCATGCGGCGCCGCGAGAAGCTTGGGCCGCCGCCCGGCTGACGAGATCGTGTCATGAACATCACTCCTTTGTGCTGGACACCATCGGAAGTCACCATCATTACATCGTTGTAATGGGAAATACAAGACCAATGATGTGCAGCAATTTCGGAAATTACGGTCGCCGTTTCGGCCTCAGGCAGCAAAACCCCTGGTCAGCAGCGCCCCCGGCAGGCGACGCTAAGAAATCTCCGAAATAAGCGCACGTGTCACGCCCGGGTGCTCTCGCGCTCGAGAACCTCGTACGGCACGCGCGTGCGCTCTGGCGCAAGAGTGTGGTCGGCGATGCGCTGTTCGAGGCGCTCGATCGCCAGTCGCGCGAGCTCGCGCCGATCGAAGGCCACTGTCGTCAGCGGCGGCACCGCGTAGGGACTGTCGACGGTGTTGTCGAAGCCGGCCACGCGAACATCGCCGGGCACGCGAAGGCCCCGCTGCCACAGCACGTTCAGCACGCCGAACGCCATGGTGTCCGTGAAGCAGAACACGGCGTCGGGCACGTCGCCGCCGCCGTCGAGATACGACGAGAACGCGGATGCTGCGCCCGCAGCCGTCCAATCGGCGCACCCGATCTCGAGAGCAGCATCCGTCGCCAGCCCCGCCTCGCGAAGTGCGTCTCGATACCCTTCGGCGCGCTGACGAGACGTCGCCGTCTGAAAGTCTCCGACCGGCGACCCCACGACGGCGATGCGGCGATTGCCGCTCTCGATGAGGCACCGGGTCATATCGCGCGCCGAGTGCCGGCTGTCGACGCCGACGAGGTCGACGAGACTTTGCTCGACCTCGCCGATGAGCACGAGCGGAGGCAGACCGCGAGCCTCGGCGATCACGCTGTCTTCGAGCGTGATGGGGTTGAGAATCAGCCCGTCGACAAGGTGCGCCCTCGCGCGTGACAGCAGTTCGAACTCGCGTTGCGGCTCTGCGCCGGTCTCTTCGACCTGGATCGCCCACCCGCGGGCGTGCGCAACCTCGACGAACGCCCCGATCGTCTCGGCCGAGTACTGCGTGTCGAGGTTGGGCAGCGCGAGCGCGAGCACGCCAGAGCGGCCATTGCGCAGTCCGCGCGCCGACAGATTGGGAACGTAGTCGAGCTCGGCCATTGCCTGCTCCACGCGCTCGCGCGTTTCTGGGCGCACGAAGACGACGCCGTTGATGACGTTCGACACGGTCTTGGGCGACACCTCCGCCCGCACCGCGACGTCACGCATTGTCGCTCGCATGAACTCAGCCTAATCGGGGCCGGGCCATGGCGTCGTCGGAGTGCATCCGGCATGATGAGGCACATGACTCGAGTGCTCTACATCGGCGGTTCCGGAGTGATCAGCTCGGCGTGCGTTCGCGCGTCGCTTGAGCGCGGGCACGAGGTGACCGTGCTCAACAGAAGCCGCACCGGCGAACGGCCGCTCCCCGACGGCGTCGACCAGCTGACCGCTGACGCTGGCTCACCAGCATCCCTCGCCGACGCCCTCGGCAGCCGTGAGTTCGATGCGGTCGCGCAGTTCGTCGCGTTCAACCCCGAGCATGTGCAGCGCGACATCGATTTCTTCGCCGGGCGCACGGGTCAGTACGTGTTCGTCAGCTCGGCGTCGGCGTACCAGACGCCGCCGTCGCGCCTGCCGGTCACCGAGTCGACGCCGCTGCGCAATCCGCACTGGCGGTACTCGCGCGACAAGATCGCCGGCGAAGACGCTCTTGTCGCGGCGTATCGCGGCACCGGGTTTCCCATGACGATCGTGCGCCCCTCGCACACGTACGACCACACGCTCCTTCCGACCATTGGCGGCTGGACCGACGTCGCGCGCATGCGAGCGGGAAAGCCCGTGGTTGTGCACGGCGACGGCACGAGCCTCTGGACGCTCACGCACAATTCGGACTTCGCTGTCGGGTTCACGGGGCTGCTCGGCAATCCCCTTGCGATCGGCGAGGCATTCACCATCACGAGCGACCACGCGCCGACGTGGAACCAGATCTATGAGTGGCTCGCGGATGCTGCCGGAACAACCGCCGACATCGTGCACGTCACGAGCGACCGCATCGCCTCGGCGCTTCCCGATCTCGGCCCTGGCCTGCTCGGCGACAAAGCGCACTCCATGGTGTTCGACACGAGCAAGCTGCGAGCGCTTGTGCCGGAGTTCGGCACGACGGTGCCGTATTGGCAGGGCGCGCGCGAGCAGATCGCGTGGTTCGACGCTCACCCCGACAAGCAGGTGACGGATGCTGCGCTCGACGCGACCTTCGACCGGCTCGTCGCAGAGGCACCCTCGGATCACCCCAGCGCGGCGCACTGATTGGCGGCAGAGCCAGACACCGCGTTTCCCTCGCCTTTCACCGCGCCGTTGCCCGAGCAATTGAGGTCGCCATGCACCTCGTTGGCAGAAACGGTTCCGCTCTTGCCTCCGTCGACGGTCAGCGTTGCACCGACGGTGGACGTCGTGACGACAGCATCCGTGTTGGCGAGCATCTCGAGGTCCCCCGCCACGTCGCTATCGGTGACAACGACGCTCTCGGCACCGATGATCTTCGCCTCGCCCGTGACGGTCGTGTTGATCAGCTTCACCACGCGGGTTCCGTCAAAGACGATGCTGCCCTCGATTTCGGTGTTCTTGAGAACGCACGTGTCGGCGTCGCCCGATGCGCTCTCGGCCTCGCAGATCTCGTCGGCGTTCTGCTCATCGACAGCGACGTCGGTCGCCGACGGCGCGAGGCTCTGCGGGACCGACGGCGTTTCCCTCGGCCCCGCTTCGTCATCGGCGGCAGCGCATCCGGCGAGGCCGAGTGCGACAAGCGCAATGAGCGCGGGGGCGAGAACGTGGCGGCGCATGGCGAACTCCTTCACAGTGCGTGGTACGCGGATGCTGCCGCGCGACGTTCCGCGGCAGCATCCGGTTCACCATAACGATGCCCGCCAGCCGAAAGCGTAATGGCGTCGGAGAGGTGGCTCACGTGCACGAGACGCTCAGTTTCGGCAACGGCGAAGCGTCGACATGAGTGCGTTCGCTCAGGCGGACTGCGCAAAACGAGCATCGGCGATGATCGCTTCGTGATGCCGACGAGAAATCTCGGCAAGAATCACCGAAGATTCTCTCGGAGGCGAATGTGACGACGATCAGTGGCACGAATACGACAGCGATGCGAGGTTTCCGCAGGGCGGCCGCCGTCATCGGCATCCTCTCGATCTCTCTGACAGCGTGTGCAACCAGTGCGCCAGAGGCCGAACCGGCCGCGGGTTCAGCAGGCGAGGGCCCTCAGTTCGAGTTTCTGGATGCTGGTGATGGCGTCGCGATCCGAACCGGCGACGACTGGAGCCTTCCCGCTGGCGTCACGCCGGCGTCCAACTCGGGGTTCTTCTCTGAGGAAGCGTCGACATCTGATCATGTGTTCACGCGCTCGGTGGACGTGTCGTGGCGGCAGATTCAACCGGAGGCCGGCGAGCTCGACCGCACCTCGAGCGGTGAGGCGCAAGGCATGAGCTTCGCGTCGCTCGACGACCAGCTGGCCGAGCAGGGACCGTTCTGGATGCGCATTTTCGCGAGCGGCGAGACGTGGGCACCGGACTGGGTCGTCGAGGACTGCGGCGTCTCGACGTATGGCCCCGACTATGACGGGCAGCGCCACCTCCCGATCTGGGACGAGTGCGTGTGGGGCCATCTGATGGACACGTACGAAACGCTGTTCGTCGACGGAGGCCTCGCTGCCGATCCCCAGTTGGCGTTCGTCTACGTGCCCGGGGCGTTCACGTGGGCCGAGTTCGACTACGAGATGATCACCGCCGCGGTCGACGCCGGCGACCTCGACCTGAAGACCTACCTATCGTGGTACGACCATGCCTGGACGGATTTGGCTGACCTTTTCGGCGACAACGCGAACAAGCTCGTATTCACGGGCGAGGACTATCCGTGGGGTCCGTTCGGCGCAGACGACGATCTGCTGGCGAAGCAGGCTGTCGAGGCAGGACTCGGGATTCGCACCGGCATCACGGAGCTGTCGAACTTTCACTTGAGCGAAGCGCCGGCCTACGGCTCGCGCGTTCTGCCGAACGGCCACATGGTGCTCGATGACACCCTGCCGGTTCACGACGGCACGCGCATCGTCGCGACAGAGAACGAGTGCTACAACGACTGCGGATACGAGACGGATGACCCGTACTACGCCGTGCGGCAGTCGAATCTCAAGGCGCTGCAGCTGCACACCAACTGGATCTATGTCGTGCCCGAGCCCTCGTACTTCGCCGAATACCCCGAGCACTGGGACTGGGTACGGCTGTCCATGGGTCAGACCGCCGAGACCTCGGCAGATGCGTGGGCCGCGCTGCGCGATGCCGAAGACATGTACTGGGCCGGCGACGAGGCGGGACCGTTTGACGGTGAATGGGAGACCCGGCCGTGGGTGCGCAATCTGGAGCGCTGGCTCGTGCAGGTCGACGAGCCTGGCTCCGTCGCGCACCGGTCAGATGTCGACGTGCACACCGAGGTGTTCGAGCCCGACAACGGAGAGGCACACGAAGGACTCGCAACCGACGTTGCCGGTGGCGACACGGGATTCGTCTTCGAGCTTGATGCGCGGTTTGCCGCGGCATCCTCGGGCTCGTCCGACCCTGTCGTGAAAGTGACCTACCTTGATGAAGGAACGGGAACGTTCACCGTCGATGTCGGTGACTGGTCGTCACCCGAGATCGAGCGCACGGGCGACGGGCAGTGGAAGACGGCGACTGTCGCGCTTCCCGACGACGCGTTCGATGCAGACAACACGCGATTCCGGGTATCGCTCAGTGACGCTGCAGACGATCTCACGGTGCGCTTCGTGCGGGTCGTGCGTGCGTAAGCACTGTCTGGCTGACCCGGTGCACCAGCGCTGGCCCTGGTCCGCCGCTATCCACCAGTTGTGCGACGGCAGTTGTCACAACCGACGTCTTCCCGTCTCGCACGTTCTCTGCACGCATTTCCTTCAGCGTCAGCTTCGCAGTCTTCCCGTTCGTCGGAACCGATCGAAAACTGCATCCTTTGTCCGCCGGTGCCCACCAACGAGCCCGTTCGATATGGCAACGGCGGCGATGACGATGGTCGCACCGACGAGTTGGAGCGTTGTCGGACGCTCGGCGAGAATCATGGCAGAAAGGCCGAGCGCGAGCACTGGCTGAATCAAGAGCAGTGCGGCAGTGGTGACGGGGTCGAGGTGGGTACTGCCACGATGGATCAGCAGCCAGGCGACGATCTGTCCGAGCACTGCGAGCAAGACCAAGTACGTCCAGGCCAGTGGCGTAATGGCCTTCAGATGTAGACCACCCGTAAAGGGTGCGATAAGAGCGGCCGTCACAGCAGCCGAGGCTGTTGCCCAGGCGAGCGGCTGAACCATTCGGCCCGGCTCCTGCCTCGTCGCTCGGCGTGTGAGAAACAGATACGACCCGTACCCCAGACCGGCAAGCAGACCGAGCAATGTTCCGCGCACGGCTTCTTCTCTCAGCGTGGCGGCGCCCCAGACGCCACCGACGAGACAGATTCCGAAGAGCATCAATGGCAGGGTCAGCAGGAATCTCAGGCGCATCCGTTCGCGATCAACCACGAACGCCAGCAGCGGCAGCACGACAACCTGCACGTTGACCAACACTGTGCTGATCCCTGCACCGACAGAAAAGATCGACGCCGTCCATGCGGCATAGTCGATGCCGAGCGCGACTCCCGCTGCGAGAGCCCAACTGATGCCCCGCCGAGAGAGCGGGCCGCGCCGCCCGCGCTCACCCAATGCCAGGGGGACGAGGAAGAGAACGGCGATAGCGCACCGCAGCACCGCCGTCGTTGCAGCGTCCACCCCCGCGAGCTTGACCAGGATCGCCGACGCTGACAGACACATCGCTCCCGCGAGCACCGACAGCGAGGCGACTGCTTGGGATCGGAATCTGTTGAAATCGGGCAAGTCTTGATCAGTCACGCCTCGACTTTAAACGTCGACACTCATTAGCTCTAGTTTGTATTTGCTTCTACTACTATTAAGCTACGCGTATGCGTGTGGAATGGAGCCGACTTCGACTTCTCGACGCGGTCGCACGCACAGGATCGGTCACCCGGGCGGCGATGCTGCTGCACATGACCGGGCCCGCGGTCTCACAGCAACTACGCCGCATCGAGGTTGAAGCTGGCGTCAAAGTCGTCATTCCCGATGGACGTGGCGTGCGACTGACGAACAAGGGCCGCATCCTCGCCGATTACGCCGCGCGCGTGGCCACGCTCATGACGCAGGCGGAGAATGACCTGCACTACGGCGATGAGCTTGTCGGTCGCATCGGGATCGGTGCGCTTGCTTCCATCGTCCGCACCACCCTGGTCGACGAACTGCCGGCCTTTCAGGAACTCCATCCACGAGTTGAGCTGCGCATCGAAGACGGCGAAACGGAATCGCACCTCGATCAGCTCGCTGGGGGCCGGCTGGATGTGGTGTTCGCTGAATCGTGGAGCCCCACACCGCTGCGGCTGCCTGCCGGAGTCAACGCCCAGCGCCTCAATCAAGAGACGGCGTGGATCGCGTTGCCCGAGAGTCATCCTGCGCGCGCCAAGAGACACATCACTCTCGCTGACCTCGCAACGGAAGTGTGGGCGGCATGCGCCCCGGAGTCTGACGAGCACGACGCTCTCACCCAGTTCGCTCGCCGGAACGGAATCGAACTGGACATCCGACACTTCGTCTCGGATCACGTTACTCAGCTCGCGCTCGTCCGAGCAAACATCGCAATCGCCTGTGTTCCGTCACCAGCAGAGAAGCCCGAAGCTCCAGGTATTGTCTATCGCAAGCTGTTGCCCGAGATGAATCGCGACATACTGCTCCTGACCAACGACAGAACTCAGTCACGTCACGTCGAAGCGCTCATCGCGCACCTCGCCGCCGGCAGATCTCGCGGGCGAACTGAAATCTTGTCAGGCGGTTCTCTCCGCGTGCCCGGGGCAGAAGCCACGAAATGAGCTGCGAGGATCGACGTTCTTGTCGCACCGTGCATCGCTCGGGCTGGTCTCGAGACAGGAATGCACATCGGCTCCTGTAGCCGCAAAGAGTTCCTAGGTTATTGCGCGTCAGACACAGCGTGGAGTCGCTACATATCGTCAGAAGGCCAAACCTCGGCACGAAAGTCAAAGTTGTATTCGAGTGCTTCTCCCTTCACGATGGACGCCAGTCGAAGGGAGCACAGATGGTGGATGCGGTCGCAGGCAAGGCGGGGCAGATCGCGAGTGAGCAGCGTTCAATCGAGGTGATGTACGCGCGGCTGGACCAGAAGAAGGCCGACGCCATCGTTGCGAGCGAGGAAGCGATGGCCCCGTCCATCGATGGGGCCGAATCTCGTTGGGCAAGAGATGACATGGTGAGGCGAACGGCCGGAACGTTAGGGGTGCTCGAGTTGGCGGAACGTTCTCTATGCTTCGGACGCATAGACAGCGCAGACGGCAAGGCGTTGCATGTCGGCCGTATCGGCCTCCGTTCCAAGTCCGGCGAGATCCTGCTTGTCGATTGGCGGGCGGAGGCCGCGAGGCCCTTCTACGCTGCAACCATGGCTTCCCCGCTGGGGCTACGCCGCCGCCGTCATCTCCGCGTCGAAGACCGACGAGTCGTTGATGTTTCCGACGAGCTCTTCGACGGAACAGGCCCGACGTCTGCCGACGTCGTCTCTGATGGGCCGCTTGTGTTGGCGCTGGGTGCGGCGCGGACGGGACGTATGCGTGAGGCTGCTGCAACTCTGCAGCGTGAGCAGGATGAGATCGTTCGATCTGGGCATCGCGGGATCATGGTCGTTGACGGCGGGCCAGGAACAGGCAAGACGATTGTTGCTCTGCATCGGGCCGCGTACGTGCTCTACGCGTTTCCCACGATCGCGGAACGGGGCGTGCTCGTCTTCGGCCCGAACCGGCGCTTCCTCGCCTACATCTCCGACGTGCTTCCTTCGCTCGGCGAAAACAACGTTCAGCTCGCCACGGGACCCGATCTTCTGGGCGTCGAGGCGACGAGATCCGAGTCAGACGCGGTCGCCCGTGCCAAAGGACGTCGGCTGCTCGCCGAGGCGCTCGCACGGCGGGTGCGGGATCGGCAGCCGCATGGCGTGCCCCTGCGATTCACCACAGCTCACGGGGCGGTCACCCTGGACGCTTCCCGGGTCGATGCGGCTCGACGCAGCGCTCTGCAGGGCGGCATCGGCCACAACCGCGGGCGGGCTCTGTTTCTCGAGCACGTCGTTGATGACCTGGTCGATGAGTTGGAGCAGCAGACCGCCCGGGACATGTCTGACTTCGAGGACGAGCTCAAGAACGTAGGCGTCGACCTTGATCGCATGTTCGCGCCCCAACCCGGATACGCTGAGTCAGAAGAGGCCGATTCGCGCTCAGACGGGCTGGAGATCGACTGGGATCGCATCCGCGACGACCTTCTCGGTGACATCAGCATCGACCGAACCATCGCTCAAGTCTGGCCGAGGCTTCGCGCCGACGACGTCCTGCGCGAGTTGCTCACGGACCCCGAAGTGCTGGCTGAGGCTGCCCCTGAGCTCTCCGACGAACAGATCGATTCGATCGGCGCGGGCGCGCAGGCGGGGTGGAGCCGTGCCGACCTTCCGCTGCTGGATGAGGCGCGAGCGCAGGTGGACGGGCTGCCCGAGATAACTTATGGGCACGTCGTGGTCGACGAGGCGCAGCAGCTTTCGGAGATGGAATGGCGCATGCTCATGCACCGCTGTCCGAGCCGATCGATGACGATCGTCGGCGACCTCGCACAAGCGGGTCCTACGAGCTCGATCGCGAGATGGGAGGACGCGCTGGAGCCATTCGTCGAGGGCCGCTTCACCCATCACACGTTGACCGTCAACTACCGCACCACCGCCGAGATCCTCGAAGCAACCAAACCCATACTTGCTCAGATTGCGCCAGCACAAAGCCTCTCGTACTCGATCCGCCGTGGCGAAGCCCCAATCAACCTCACCGTCGCCGCAGCGGAAATCGACGATGCCGTCGCCGACATCGTCACTCAATCGGCACGAGACCACCCTGACGAACTGGTGGGAATCGTCGCCGCGACTCAGCATGCTCGGAGGATCGAAAGCGGACCCCTCGACGCGCGTGCCGCGATCGTGTCTGCAACCGACGCACGAGGGCTGGAGTTCGACACGGTGATCATCATCGATCCTGACGAAATCCAACAGGAAAGTGAATCCGGTCTTCGCGACCTCTACGTTGCCCAGACCCGAGCGACCAAACGCCTCATCACGCTGACGATCACAGCCGCGGAGTCGGCACCCAGCAGGTGTCGCAGTAGTCGGTCTTGATCGACGTGATTCTGGCGTTTCTGTTCTACTCGGCGGCGCGAGTCTGCGCATGAACGACGTCGCCATTAGCTGGGAGCGAGCCGTTGAACGTGATGGGGAGAGCTTGGGCTCGATCGACATCACGATTGTCGAGCGCTTGGACATGAACATGAGGTTCAGTGCTGTTCCCGGAGTTTCCGCAGCTGCCGAGTTCGTCGCCCACCTGCACCTCCTGGCCAAGGCGCACCATAATGCTGTCCTGCCGCAAGTGACACAGGGCGAGGACAGCGTCGCGGCCCTCGATCAACACGTGATTCCCGGCAAGGGCCGCCCAGCCTGCTCCGGCACGCCGCTGCTGGGTCAACGCGTAACGGATCGAGGGCAGACCGCGATGAGCATGGTGGTCGAGTTCGCCATCGTGGGTGGCGACGATAACACCGTGGACGGGCGCCAGTATCGGGCGCCCAAAACCGGGAAATCTCTCGGCGGGCTCCGGCTTCACGAAAGAGCCGAGCGTGATCGGTGCGGTGCGTCCGACCTCGGTAACGGGAACGAAGTCGATTGCATAGGCCGTGGCAAAAAGGCGTGTGCCGTGGCTGGGAATCCGGTTCGCAGGGCTATTCCGGACGAGCCAACGGCCGGCGAACGGATAGGACAGGTCCACCGGGGTGCTCATGTGCCTCCAGCGTTCAGCGGACGACGTTGACACAAGCGTATATTGCTCCTCGACGTCACGCTCTTCGATAATTGCCGAACTGCTGGCTGACGCGTGTGCGGTAATCACCCTCGGCCGACCGGAAATCAGCTCTCAAGTTGCGCCTGTCTCGCCCCGCTCAGGCGTCTCGCAGTTCGTTCCAGGTCTGCGAGCTCGTCGGGCTTTACGCTGTCGCATGCCCAGGCGACGTAGCCGTCAGAACGTACGAGGATGAGGGCCGCAGGTGGTTCTGCCACGGGCATACAGACCGTCGTCACTCCCTCCGGCGTGATCTCCTGACCACCACGCAAGTCAATCAGGGTGGGCCGGGCGTCATCGAGAAGCTCGTCGATCTTCGTCAGCTCAGGAACGAAGGTCCCGACCAGGGAGTGGTCGGCAGGTTCCGCCGGATAGGTAACTTCCGATCCCTCCAGCATTCGTATGAGCCGAGAAACCACCGCTGGCTCCTCGAACAGTTCCCCGAGCAGCTCTCGCAGGGACGTCACGGCGCTGTCCGGTGACAGTAGGAGGGTCTGGACTTGGCTGTGCATCACCACACGCTCGGCGGCCGGGCGCCGGTCGGTCTCATAACCGCCAAGTGCGTCGCTATGGCCCTGAACTGCTGCTGCGAGCCGCCAAGCGAGGCAGGCGGCGTCTTGCAGGCCGACGTTGAGCCCTGGCGCCCCGACCGCGTTGTGAACGTGAGCGGCATCCCCTGCCAGTAGCACCCGGCCCCGGCGGTATGCGGATGCGATCCTCGTGTTCCGCCCCCGCCAACGGCGCAGCTGATGCGGTCCGGGCAAAGTTGGCGGCTGCACCGGGACGTGCGCGCCAACGACTCGATCGAGAGCCTGAGCGACTTCGGCGAACGTCACGGGGGCTGCGTCTGTCGTGTCGTCACCGGCTGGCCACTCCATCGCGCTGATTAGGACGGTGCCGTCGCCCCTCGGCATCATCGACCACGCGCCGCGCTCGGTGCGATTCCAACCGTACAGACCAAGCGAGCCGACGCCCGGAACCTCGACTAGGCTCTGGCCGGCCGAGACGCTTGCCGCCGCGACGACGGCGTCGGCAGATCGGGAGACGACGTCGTCATCGGTGACGCCGGGGAACCCGATCCCCATGATGCGGCGGACATCGCTATGAGCGCCGTCGCAGCCGACGACGTACCTCGCGGCGACCGTTTGCTCCTCAGCAGTACGGTCCCGGAAGCGCACGCTCACCATCTGCTGGTCGTCGATCAGGTTCAGCACCTCACATCCGCGCCGAGTCGTCACGCCTGCCTCCGCTGCCCTTTCAGCGAGTGCTTGCTCGAGTTGCTGCTGCGTGACCCGGATGCCGTGAAGGCGATCATAAGGCGACAATGACAGAGTCAGTGCGAGCCCGCCGAACTGGAACAGCGGAGAGGGATCAGGCATACGCGCAAATCCGAGCCGCCGATGGATGCCTCGATGCTGCAGCAGGCGCGCAGCCTGCCCGATGACAGCGTTCGCCTTCGGCATCGCGCTGGGTTCGGAAAGCTTCTCGAGCACCGTCACCCGCAGCCCCGCCCTGGCCAGGTCTCCGGCCAGCAGCAGTCCCGTTGGACCGGCACCAACCACGACCACATCGCAGTGGGGGGCTTGTGACGTGCCCTTCACTCGTCCATCACTCCATTCACGCCGCTTCGTCCTCGTCACAATCCGGCAGTCCCGGCACCAATCGTTCGAGCGGC
This DNA window, taken from Paramicrobacterium agarici, encodes the following:
- a CDS encoding extracellular solute-binding protein, which gives rise to MTRSRQPGGGPSFSRRRMLAGTAAVFGGALLTPTLAGCSTSAASGITSLSYWHLLSGGDGITMATLVADVEKKLGNVSVDQTVLAWGAPYYTKLAMASAGGRAPDIAIMHASRVTGWAPGGLLDPWDLDLLAEFDVTEETFKPRIWEKGFTDGKLYSVALDSHPFIMFYNTDVADEAGVLRSDGTLIETTTPDEFIDMALEMQAVTGQHGLSWGYLNDGAQLWRLFYTLYKQHGADMVLETGKPAEYDKDAALESLEFMTKLVDGTVAATNSDINNGIAEFAGGRSGMLFSGVWELRTLQDADIAFDASTIPTLYGTPAVYADSHTFVLPHQSKPDETKRRAAYEFMSTLLKGSIDWAGAGHIPAYLPVVNDPAYDDLIPQAHYANAADLINYDPPAWFTGSGSDFQNYFLDSIQGVMLGERSPEAGLASFISRINTLLSKPNPVTA
- a CDS encoding LacI family DNA-binding transcriptional regulator, giving the protein MRATMRDVAVRAEVSPKTVSNVINGVVFVRPETRERVEQAMAELDYVPNLSARGLRNGRSGVLALALPNLDTQYSAETIGAFVEVAHARGWAIQVEETGAEPQREFELLSRARAHLVDGLILNPITLEDSVIAEARGLPPLVLIGEVEQSLVDLVGVDSRHSARDMTRCLIESGNRRIAVVGSPVGDFQTATSRQRAEGYRDALREAGLATDAALEIGCADWTAAGAASAFSSYLDGGGDVPDAVFCFTDTMAFGVLNVLWQRGLRVPGDVRVAGFDNTVDSPYAVPPLTTVAFDRRELARLAIERLEQRIADHTLAPERTRVPYEVLERESTRA
- a CDS encoding SDR family oxidoreductase, with protein sequence MTRVLYIGGSGVISSACVRASLERGHEVTVLNRSRTGERPLPDGVDQLTADAGSPASLADALGSREFDAVAQFVAFNPEHVQRDIDFFAGRTGQYVFVSSASAYQTPPSRLPVTESTPLRNPHWRYSRDKIAGEDALVAAYRGTGFPMTIVRPSHTYDHTLLPTIGGWTDVARMRAGKPVVVHGDGTSLWTLTHNSDFAVGFTGLLGNPLAIGEAFTITSDHAPTWNQIYEWLADAAGTTADIVHVTSDRIASALPDLGPGLLGDKAHSMVFDTSKLRALVPEFGTTVPYWQGAREQIAWFDAHPDKQVTDAALDATFDRLVAEAPSDHPSAAH
- a CDS encoding DMT family transporter, whose amino-acid sequence is MTDQDLPDFNRFRSQAVASLSVLAGAMCLSASAILVKLAGVDAATTAVLRCAIAVLFLVPLALGERGRRGPLSRRGISWALAAGVALGIDYAAWTASIFSVGAGISTVLVNVQVVVLPLLAFVVDRERMRLRFLLTLPLMLFGICLVGGVWGAATLREEAVRGTLLGLLAGLGYGSYLFLTRRATRQEPGRMVQPLAWATASAAVTAALIAPFTGGLHLKAITPLAWTYLVLLAVLGQIVAWLLIHRGSTHLDPVTTAALLLIQPVLALGLSAMILAERPTTLQLVGATIVIAAVAISNGLVGGHRRTKDAVFDRFRRTGRLRS
- a CDS encoding LysR family transcriptional regulator → MRVEWSRLRLLDAVARTGSVTRAAMLLHMTGPAVSQQLRRIEVEAGVKVVIPDGRGVRLTNKGRILADYAARVATLMTQAENDLHYGDELVGRIGIGALASIVRTTLVDELPAFQELHPRVELRIEDGETESHLDQLAGGRLDVVFAESWSPTPLRLPAGVNAQRLNQETAWIALPESHPARAKRHITLADLATEVWAACAPESDEHDALTQFARRNGIELDIRHFVSDHVTQLALVRANIAIACVPSPAEKPEAPGIVYRKLLPEMNRDILLLTNDRTQSRHVEALIAHLAAGRSRGRTEILSGGSLRVPGAEATK
- a CDS encoding HelD family protein, encoding MVDAVAGKAGQIASEQRSIEVMYARLDQKKADAIVASEEAMAPSIDGAESRWARDDMVRRTAGTLGVLELAERSLCFGRIDSADGKALHVGRIGLRSKSGEILLVDWRAEAARPFYAATMASPLGLRRRRHLRVEDRRVVDVSDELFDGTGPTSADVVSDGPLVLALGAARTGRMREAAATLQREQDEIVRSGHRGIMVVDGGPGTGKTIVALHRAAYVLYAFPTIAERGVLVFGPNRRFLAYISDVLPSLGENNVQLATGPDLLGVEATRSESDAVARAKGRRLLAEALARRVRDRQPHGVPLRFTTAHGAVTLDASRVDAARRSALQGGIGHNRGRALFLEHVVDDLVDELEQQTARDMSDFEDELKNVGVDLDRMFAPQPGYAESEEADSRSDGLEIDWDRIRDDLLGDISIDRTIAQVWPRLRADDVLRELLTDPEVLAEAAPELSDEQIDSIGAGAQAGWSRADLPLLDEARAQVDGLPEITYGHVVVDEAQQLSEMEWRMLMHRCPSRSMTIVGDLAQAGPTSSIARWEDALEPFVEGRFTHHTLTVNYRTTAEILEATKPILAQIAPAQSLSYSIRRGEAPINLTVAAAEIDDAVADIVTQSARDHPDELVGIVAATQHARRIESGPLDARAAIVSATDARGLEFDTVIIIDPDEIQQESESGLRDLYVAQTRATKRLITLTITAAESAPSRCRSSRS
- a CDS encoding M23 family metallopeptidase, yielding MSTPVDLSYPFAGRWLVRNSPANRIPSHGTRLFATAYAIDFVPVTEVGRTAPITLGSFVKPEPAERFPGFGRPILAPVHGVIVATHDGELDHHAHRGLPSIRYALTQQRRAGAGWAALAGNHVLIEGRDAVLALCHLRQDSIMVRLGQEVQVGDELGSCGNSGNSTEPHVHVQALDNRDVDRAQALPITFNGSLPANGDVVHAQTRAAE